A stretch of Candidatus Baltobacteraceae bacterium DNA encodes these proteins:
- a CDS encoding GntR family transcriptional regulator translates to MSVHATIEDRIAEGLRERILSGKLRPGERLRQAEIAEQFSASHIPVREALRRLNAEGLVSIESRRGAVVSQLSQRELEEIIRLRQLLEVELLTQAIPKMTDEDFARSRKALAALTSNRRGGSYSAHNWAFHEALYHASGAPLTLSLVERLHRIGERYFELKHDLDEVNAEHGALLDLTKKRDVKRAAELLYKHIGRLSERIPISTPTNPKGKTPAVKTRR, encoded by the coding sequence ATGAGCGTGCACGCGACGATCGAGGACCGCATCGCTGAAGGCCTTCGCGAAAGGATTCTTTCCGGGAAATTGCGGCCCGGCGAACGGCTTCGGCAGGCGGAAATCGCCGAGCAGTTCAGTGCGAGCCACATCCCCGTCCGGGAAGCGCTGCGGCGGCTCAACGCGGAGGGCTTGGTTTCGATCGAATCACGCCGCGGGGCCGTCGTTTCGCAGCTCTCGCAGCGCGAACTCGAAGAGATCATCCGCTTGCGCCAATTGCTCGAAGTCGAACTTCTCACGCAGGCGATCCCGAAGATGACGGATGAGGATTTCGCACGATCGAGAAAAGCGCTGGCAGCGCTCACTTCGAACCGGCGAGGCGGTTCCTACTCGGCCCACAACTGGGCCTTTCACGAGGCGCTCTATCACGCCTCTGGCGCACCGCTGACGTTGAGTCTGGTCGAACGCTTGCACCGCATCGGCGAGCGATACTTCGAACTCAAGCATGACCTCGACGAAGTCAACGCGGAACACGGCGCGCTCCTCGATCTCACGAAGAAACGCGACGTCAAACGCGCAGCCGAGCTACTCTACAAGCACATTGGCCGGCTGAGCGAGCGCATTCCCATCTCAACGCCGACGAACCCTAAGGGTAAGACTCCGGCGGTGAAGACTCGACGCTGA
- a CDS encoding alpha/beta hydrolase codes for MPGQVDVAKVFAQCAAAALLLTGPARASDVYAHPQRLIDVGAGRRMNIYCTGRGSPPVILDAGGGGSTRSWRYVQPRIATFTRVCSYDRAGAGFSDPGPLPRTTSAIVSDLHTLLERAGIAAPYILVGHSMGGYDMRLYADRYPAQVRGMVLVDPSDEHQDARLNALLPRLRRFDALQITMLRTCEDAPRLCPPQNGRAVSAPAWADALSELQNTHNADLSELEHAHRAPYDFPLIVLTGGAQFKRYQRLLGASDAQVAAAQRAWSAMHDEQARLSVRGVNEHVPGAGHDIQLDRPDAVVQAVRRVISESTPI; via the coding sequence ATGCCCGGGCAAGTTGACGTCGCAAAGGTGTTCGCCCAATGTGCTGCGGCCGCACTGCTCTTGACCGGACCGGCCCGAGCTTCGGACGTATACGCGCATCCGCAACGATTGATCGACGTCGGCGCCGGGCGACGCATGAACATCTATTGCACCGGTCGCGGGTCGCCGCCGGTTATTCTCGATGCCGGAGGCGGCGGTTCGACGCGCTCATGGCGTTACGTGCAGCCGCGGATCGCAACATTTACCCGCGTATGCTCCTACGATCGCGCCGGCGCCGGATTTAGCGATCCGGGCCCTCTCCCGCGCACGACCAGCGCTATCGTTTCCGATCTTCACACACTCCTGGAACGGGCGGGGATCGCAGCGCCTTACATCCTCGTCGGTCATTCGATGGGCGGTTACGACATGCGGTTGTACGCGGACAGGTACCCTGCCCAGGTGCGCGGCATGGTTCTCGTTGATCCCTCCGACGAACACCAGGATGCCCGCTTGAATGCGCTCTTGCCGCGACTGCGGCGTTTCGACGCGCTCCAGATCACGATGCTGCGAACGTGCGAAGACGCGCCGCGCTTGTGCCCACCGCAGAACGGCCGTGCCGTCAGCGCGCCGGCGTGGGCCGACGCTCTATCGGAACTTCAGAATACACACAACGCCGATCTTTCCGAGCTCGAACACGCACATCGGGCACCCTATGATTTTCCGCTCATCGTATTGACCGGAGGCGCGCAATTCAAGCGCTATCAGCGGCTGCTGGGCGCGAGCGATGCTCAGGTTGCCGCGGCGCAACGCGCATGGAGCGCGATGCACGACGAACAGGCTCGCCTCTCGGTCCGCGGCGTCAACGAGCACGTCCCCGGCGCCGGGCACGACATCCAGCTCGATCGTCCGGACGCGGTGGTTCAGGCCGTGCGTCGCGTCATCAGCGAGAGCACGCCGATATGA
- a CDS encoding serine hydrolase domain-containing protein: protein MTFGRRAWLAVIVIAVFLGESIGAARGSTGSFIRADDRAALRSLLPSGTGAVIVLGYLAPDGTRSYDVITPPSGTASGIGPHSLFEVGSITKTFTAIALAHMVRAGAIALSSPIQTYLPAGVRAPTFDGEQITVQDLADHHSGLPRMPPGLVFARPGALADYTSAQSYAALAAYKLTRAPGSQYEYSNWGVGLLGQLLATRAGTSYAHLVERAIIDPLRLRDTSVPAPNATAGDIVAGYDADGNPQPYMTWNGSLAGAGAIRSSVSDLLTLGSACLPGAGTPISGDCAFAIEPRADAGKQKARVGLVWETQDQDKLVWHNGDTLGYHGFLGIDPVHHTVLAMLSNVSVFMDYTALHVLDPSFPVPRTPPPLVLPAAKLAAYEGRYRLADGSHSAIIVEEDAQGLRMRDGRGQHFALTAIAPDTFRTRENETLTFCTRADGSVYAVVTDQYGKIDVATRS, encoded by the coding sequence ATGACGTTTGGGCGACGCGCGTGGTTAGCGGTGATCGTCATCGCGGTTTTTCTCGGCGAATCGATCGGTGCCGCTCGCGGAAGCACCGGGTCGTTCATACGTGCGGACGATCGCGCCGCACTTCGTTCGCTGCTGCCGAGCGGCACCGGTGCCGTCATCGTGCTGGGCTATCTCGCGCCCGACGGAACCCGCTCCTACGACGTCATTACGCCGCCATCGGGAACCGCGTCCGGGATCGGGCCGCACAGTCTCTTCGAGGTCGGATCGATAACGAAGACGTTCACCGCGATCGCGCTCGCGCACATGGTGCGCGCGGGAGCGATCGCGCTTTCGAGCCCCATCCAAACCTATCTCCCGGCGGGCGTGAGGGCGCCCACGTTCGACGGAGAGCAGATAACGGTGCAAGATCTTGCGGATCACCATTCCGGCTTGCCGCGCATGCCGCCGGGATTGGTGTTTGCCAGGCCCGGCGCCCTTGCCGATTACACTTCGGCGCAGTCGTACGCCGCACTCGCCGCCTACAAGCTGACGCGGGCGCCGGGTTCGCAGTACGAATACTCGAATTGGGGCGTCGGGCTGCTCGGGCAACTGCTCGCTACGCGCGCCGGGACTTCCTACGCGCATCTCGTGGAAAGGGCGATCATCGACCCACTGCGCTTGCGCGACACGTCGGTGCCTGCGCCGAACGCCACCGCCGGCGACATCGTAGCCGGCTACGATGCCGATGGAAATCCGCAGCCATACATGACGTGGAACGGCTCGCTCGCGGGCGCCGGGGCGATTCGTTCGTCGGTGAGCGATCTGCTGACGCTCGGATCCGCGTGCCTGCCCGGAGCGGGTACACCGATATCCGGCGACTGTGCCTTTGCAATTGAGCCGCGCGCCGATGCGGGAAAGCAAAAGGCACGGGTCGGGCTCGTGTGGGAAACGCAGGACCAGGATAAACTCGTTTGGCACAACGGCGACACGCTGGGATATCATGGGTTCTTGGGAATCGACCCGGTCCATCACACCGTACTTGCGATGCTCTCGAACGTCAGCGTCTTCATGGATTACACGGCGTTGCACGTTCTCGATCCGTCCTTTCCCGTTCCGCGCACACCGCCGCCGCTCGTCTTACCGGCGGCGAAGCTCGCCGCCTATGAAGGACGCTATCGGCTTGCCGACGGCAGCCATTCGGCAATCATCGTCGAGGAAGATGCGCAGGGGCTTCGCATGAGAGACGGCCGCGGGCAGCATTTTGCGCTCACAGCCATCGCCCCCGACACATTTAGAACGCGTGAGAACGAGACGCTGACCTTTTGCACGCGAGCCGATGGGAGCGTGTATGCGGTCGTAACCGATCAATACGGAAAGATCGACGTAGCGACGCGCTCGTGA
- a CDS encoding carbon-nitrogen hydrolase family protein, which translates to MSRTLRVGALQLPAHDRDRFAEVWPDIVASVYAAARSGVELLVLPEGTVPSYVVGFDAYDPSETDAAVHELCDVARTCAIVIVAGVVRREGGTLRNSAVVVDADGTIAGVADKHFLWGFDRQWFSPGEGFAPIPTRVGRIGALVCADGRIPTIARALVERGADLLAMPTAWVTSGRDPANLENPLADVLARTRARENGTPIVCADKCGAELGCVAYAGKSQIVDAAGTVLAIASQQRPEFIQAEIELSTTPRIFARVDDLQPRVATPVSDSFRIAFAAAREIRAHDERLTIVEAQALIAPATGIDELHKLVPAVCVDDEKMIDPAFLVRYRCSGYQLVLWRASCDAQWQELFARARATELRLFVVVLGGERAFAVDPDGAVVAGTFDGYEIATFYFEGTRTMRTLVAPGTDILDEFRGVARLLER; encoded by the coding sequence GTGAGCCGCACACTGCGCGTAGGGGCCCTGCAATTGCCGGCGCACGATCGCGACCGATTCGCCGAGGTCTGGCCCGATATCGTCGCTTCCGTGTATGCCGCGGCGCGTTCGGGCGTAGAGCTGCTCGTCTTGCCCGAGGGAACGGTGCCGTCGTACGTAGTCGGCTTCGATGCATACGATCCGAGCGAGACCGACGCCGCCGTGCACGAGCTGTGCGACGTCGCACGGACCTGCGCGATCGTCATCGTCGCGGGCGTTGTGCGGCGTGAAGGTGGAACGCTCAGGAACAGCGCGGTCGTCGTTGACGCCGATGGCACGATCGCCGGCGTTGCGGACAAGCATTTCCTGTGGGGGTTTGACCGGCAGTGGTTTTCGCCCGGCGAAGGCTTTGCGCCGATCCCTACGCGAGTCGGACGCATCGGTGCACTCGTCTGTGCCGATGGGCGGATTCCGACGATCGCCCGGGCCCTGGTCGAACGCGGGGCCGACCTGCTCGCGATGCCGACGGCGTGGGTGACGAGCGGCCGAGATCCGGCGAACTTGGAGAATCCACTCGCCGACGTTTTAGCCCGCACGCGTGCGCGCGAGAACGGGACGCCGATCGTATGCGCGGATAAGTGCGGCGCCGAGCTTGGATGCGTCGCCTACGCCGGGAAGAGTCAAATCGTCGACGCGGCAGGTACCGTGCTCGCGATCGCGTCGCAGCAGAGACCGGAATTCATTCAGGCGGAGATCGAGCTTTCAACGACGCCGCGGATATTTGCGCGCGTCGACGATCTCCAACCCAGGGTAGCTACGCCGGTTTCCGACAGTTTTCGCATCGCCTTCGCGGCCGCGCGCGAAATACGGGCGCATGACGAGCGATTGACGATCGTCGAGGCGCAGGCCCTGATCGCTCCGGCGACCGGAATCGATGAGCTTCACAAGCTCGTACCCGCGGTTTGCGTCGACGACGAGAAGATGATCGATCCGGCGTTTCTCGTGCGATACCGCTGCAGCGGATATCAACTCGTCCTCTGGCGGGCATCATGCGATGCGCAATGGCAAGAGCTGTTCGCGCGCGCCAGGGCGACCGAGCTTCGGTTGTTCGTCGTGGTGCTGGGAGGAGAGCGCGCCTTCGCGGTCGATCCCGACGGCGCGGTCGTCGCCGGAACATTCGACGGTTACGAAATAGCGACGTTTTATTTTGAAGGGACCCGGACCATGCGAACGCTCGTGGCGCCCGGGACCGACATTCTCGATGAGTTTCGCGGCGTTGCGCGGCTGCTCGAACGATAA
- a CDS encoding serine hydrolase domain-containing protein, whose translation MGRRSSAAGRIAAALVALSLVFSLPAPALAGALTAAQIAKIDTIVTTAMSQQHLVGVEVAIGRSGTTLFTKGYGLRDQAKNLRVTANTVFPIGSISKQFTAACVMLLVQQGKIDLDAKLATYLPDVPHASAITVREILDQTSGLHDYLENKPLLGSVMTGAKKSHDPFAYYVNLTRDMPLKFKPGTKWQYSNTNYMVAGMLVEKISGERFGRFLSQAILKPQGLSAIQYLTWSIPAGNDVTRGYNYIKGSYSLVPRYDMSWGGSAGALASTASDLVKWDGAFFGGKVISQNSVEIATTPPRGMTMGLPAGKTQSAIAQGYAFGWVAGHDEGRRLIWHNGGLIGARAMNLVFPDDGLEIVVLTNATTADPEAISLHVARLLYAQ comes from the coding sequence GTGGGACGTCGCTCCTCAGCCGCGGGCCGCATCGCGGCCGCACTCGTGGCACTCAGCCTGGTGTTCAGCCTCCCCGCACCGGCGCTTGCCGGCGCGCTCACGGCGGCTCAGATCGCGAAGATCGACACGATCGTCACGACGGCGATGTCGCAGCAGCATTTGGTCGGCGTGGAGGTGGCGATCGGGCGCAGCGGCACGACGCTTTTCACCAAGGGTTACGGCCTGCGCGACCAGGCGAAAAACCTTCGGGTCACGGCGAACACGGTGTTTCCGATCGGGTCGATCAGCAAGCAGTTCACCGCGGCTTGCGTGATGCTGCTGGTGCAGCAAGGCAAAATCGATCTCGACGCCAAGCTCGCGACGTATTTGCCCGATGTGCCGCACGCGTCGGCGATCACCGTGCGAGAGATCCTCGACCAAACCTCGGGGCTCCACGATTACCTCGAGAACAAGCCGTTGCTCGGATCGGTGATGACGGGCGCGAAGAAGAGCCACGATCCGTTCGCCTATTACGTCAACCTGACGCGCGACATGCCGCTCAAATTCAAGCCGGGTACGAAATGGCAGTACAGCAACACCAACTACATGGTGGCCGGGATGCTGGTTGAGAAGATCAGCGGCGAGCGGTTCGGTCGATTTCTCTCGCAAGCGATCCTCAAGCCGCAAGGTCTGAGCGCGATACAATATCTCACCTGGTCGATCCCTGCCGGCAACGACGTCACGCGCGGCTACAATTATATAAAAGGCAGCTATTCGCTGGTGCCGCGTTATGATATGAGCTGGGGCGGTTCAGCCGGCGCGCTTGCGTCAACGGCGTCTGATCTGGTGAAGTGGGATGGCGCGTTCTTCGGCGGCAAGGTCATTTCGCAGAACAGCGTCGAGATCGCCACGACGCCGCCGCGCGGTATGACCATGGGCCTCCCGGCGGGAAAGACCCAAAGTGCAATCGCGCAGGGATACGCCTTCGGCTGGGTCGCCGGACATGACGAGGGGCGCCGGCTCATTTGGCACAACGGCGGGCTCATCGGTGCGCGCGCAATGAACCTCGTCTTTCCCGACGACGGTCTCGAGATCGTCGTCCTCACCAATGCAACGACCGCCGACCCCGAGGCGATCTCGCTGCACGTCGCGCGCCTGCTCTACGCGCAGTAG
- a CDS encoding M81 family metallopeptidase, producing the protein MRIFTATLVTETNTFSPIPTGLRSFDRARSQADVASMAEWRRRGEADGHTVIESIAAIAQPAGPTVRSVYESLRDELLNDLRAALPVDVVLLYLHGAMVAEGYDDCEGDVLERCRAVAGERATIGAELDLHAHLTNRMLSAATAIVSYKRYPHTDIVDRAIDLYRICLDAAAGKTHPVCVSYDCRMSGVFPTTAEPLHTFVDDMSAREQGGILSLSLIHGFPWGDVPEAGAKALAIADGDPALALRVAQEFGRRFQAMRDEAILAPARVSDALDAVMAAPAGPVVLADFADNAGGGAPGDATYLLHAVLERGITNAVSGTYYDPIAVDMCFEAGEGATLDLRFGGKLGTASGRPVDARVTVRRLDENHQQDSMDDTTPVALGRSAWVHARGVDIVLASRRTQVFAPNAFTGLGISLDDKKLIVVKSSHHFWGKFAPLAKRVIHVGAPGALSLDFAAIDYHKRDLNYWPRIGTEIS; encoded by the coding sequence TTGCGTATATTCACTGCCACGCTTGTTACCGAAACGAACACGTTCTCGCCCATTCCCACGGGTTTGCGCAGCTTCGACCGAGCGCGCTCGCAAGCGGACGTCGCATCGATGGCCGAGTGGCGGCGTAGAGGTGAAGCAGACGGGCATACGGTGATCGAGAGCATTGCCGCCATCGCGCAGCCGGCGGGGCCGACGGTTCGTTCGGTCTACGAATCGCTTCGCGACGAGCTGTTGAACGATCTGCGCGCGGCCTTGCCCGTCGACGTCGTTCTGCTCTACCTGCACGGCGCAATGGTGGCGGAGGGTTATGACGATTGCGAAGGCGACGTGCTGGAGCGCTGCCGAGCCGTCGCCGGCGAGCGTGCGACGATCGGCGCCGAGCTGGATCTTCACGCGCACCTCACCAACCGGATGCTCTCGGCGGCAACGGCGATCGTCTCGTATAAGCGGTATCCGCACACCGATATCGTCGATCGTGCGATCGACCTGTACCGGATTTGCCTCGATGCGGCCGCCGGGAAAACGCATCCGGTCTGCGTCAGCTACGATTGCCGCATGTCGGGGGTCTTTCCGACGACGGCCGAGCCGCTGCACACATTCGTCGACGACATGTCGGCACGCGAGCAGGGCGGGATTCTCAGCCTGAGCTTGATCCACGGTTTTCCGTGGGGTGACGTTCCCGAGGCTGGGGCGAAGGCGCTTGCGATTGCCGACGGCGATCCGGCACTGGCGCTGCGCGTCGCACAGGAATTCGGCCGGCGCTTTCAAGCGATGCGTGACGAAGCCATCCTCGCTCCGGCGCGAGTCTCCGACGCGCTCGACGCCGTGATGGCGGCTCCGGCCGGCCCGGTGGTGCTCGCCGACTTTGCGGACAATGCGGGCGGCGGCGCGCCGGGCGATGCCACCTACCTCCTTCATGCCGTCCTCGAACGCGGCATAACGAACGCCGTGAGCGGAACGTATTACGATCCGATCGCCGTCGATATGTGTTTCGAAGCCGGCGAGGGCGCGACGCTCGATTTACGCTTCGGCGGAAAGCTCGGGACGGCGTCCGGACGACCCGTGGACGCGCGCGTCACGGTGCGGCGCCTGGACGAGAACCATCAGCAGGACTCGATGGACGACACGACGCCGGTCGCCCTGGGGCGAAGCGCCTGGGTTCACGCGCGGGGCGTCGACATCGTCCTCGCCTCGCGACGCACGCAGGTCTTTGCGCCCAATGCGTTTACCGGGCTTGGGATCTCGCTCGACGACAAGAAACTCATCGTCGTGAAGTCCTCCCACCATTTTTGGGGGAAGTTTGCCCCGCTCGCCAAACGAGTCATCCACGTCGGCGCCCCGGGAGCGCTTTCGCTCGACTTCGCCGCGATCGACTATCACAAGCGCGATCTGAACTATTGGCCTCGAATCGGTACGGAGATCTCATAA
- a CDS encoding XRE family transcriptional regulator, with protein sequence MPRRPAKHIPTTKSAPAPDVGTILKRLRDRNGVSVRDLAKASGLSASFIRAVERGDSDISLGRLARLAQFFEYDLGSFLGYSAQLSRPNFVMPETRKKVNRGRGVDYEALHLPGIDLDFIMVKCAPHSRFKNELAHEGIDIVYVIDGNIVLVVDGVDYPMSTGDCCAFSAAYPHLVRNDSARRATFVSLTTGRMY encoded by the coding sequence ATGCCGCGACGGCCGGCAAAACACATTCCGACGACCAAGTCTGCGCCGGCGCCCGACGTCGGAACGATTCTCAAGCGGCTGCGCGACCGCAATGGCGTGAGCGTCCGCGATCTTGCGAAGGCGAGCGGACTCTCGGCCTCGTTCATCCGTGCGGTCGAACGGGGCGATTCCGACATCTCACTCGGACGGCTCGCGCGGCTGGCGCAATTCTTCGAATACGATCTGGGCTCGTTCTTGGGGTACTCGGCTCAGCTTTCACGGCCGAACTTCGTGATGCCGGAGACGCGCAAGAAGGTCAATCGCGGACGCGGCGTCGATTACGAGGCCCTCCACCTGCCCGGGATCGATCTCGACTTCATCATGGTGAAGTGCGCGCCGCACTCCCGGTTCAAAAACGAACTCGCGCACGAGGGCATCGACATCGTGTACGTGATCGATGGCAACATCGTGTTGGTCGTCGACGGCGTCGACTATCCGATGTCTACCGGCGATTGCTGCGCTTTTTCCGCGGCGTACCCGCATCTGGTACGCAACGATTCCGCGCGGCGCGCGACGTTTGTGTCGCTGACCACCGGCCGGATGTACTAG
- a CDS encoding serine hydrolase domain-containing protein: MIVRFGSALLVAIMLFTSCAQAAVQTVPGKTAPAMTTQDLNAFFAGLVPYALHRADIPGAVVVVVKDGKILFAHGYGYADVKSKRPVDPATTLFRPGSISKLFTWTAVMQLVQAGKIDLDTDVNKYIDFTIPPYDGQPVTMRDLMTHTPGFEETVRDLLVDKQSQVLPIDVYLKRHLPTRIFPPGKIIAYSNYGATLAGYIVQRVSGEKFEDYVAKHIFEPLHMNYSTFLQPLPPNLAPFMATGYLNASEGKTKPFEFVDTAPAGASSSTGIDMAHFMLAYLNGGTYDGYQLLEPAMIKEMWTQQVVPENGLPGFDLGFYQDDFNGLPIVGHGGDTIVFHSDLHLIPSKGLGWFVSFNSAGKEGAVEDVRNNLFKLFLDRYYPYTPPLEPTMADPQKDAARVAGWYESSRRVARALAFVYTLGQSQVTANPDGTIEVSSLKNAAGSPMKWREVAPLRYREVGGDSYVVFGTDANGNVISWASDVSNMVSVEQRVGGLRTEGSIKLLLTICAGIIVLSLLVRLGAWIARRKLKLSLHLSRNEQILHLIARIGAIAFLVALIGWPMLLSGEDAILSPALPGKMLVLYVIGVIAIIGALGMITEAVVRVLRGPGGWLVRSGEIFVALAALYAIWFLFAMQFVNFVTNF, translated from the coding sequence GTGATCGTTCGGTTCGGGTCGGCGCTGCTCGTCGCCATCATGCTCTTTACTTCTTGCGCGCAGGCTGCCGTTCAGACGGTACCTGGGAAGACGGCGCCGGCGATGACGACGCAGGATCTCAACGCCTTCTTCGCCGGGCTCGTGCCGTACGCGCTCCATCGCGCGGACATTCCCGGCGCCGTCGTCGTCGTCGTGAAAGACGGCAAGATTCTCTTTGCGCACGGTTACGGCTACGCCGACGTCAAGAGCAAACGGCCCGTCGATCCGGCCACGACCCTGTTCCGTCCGGGTTCGATCTCGAAGCTCTTCACCTGGACGGCGGTGATGCAGCTCGTGCAGGCCGGGAAGATCGACCTCGATACGGACGTGAACAAGTACATCGACTTCACGATTCCGCCGTATGACGGCCAGCCGGTCACGATGCGCGATTTGATGACGCACACGCCCGGCTTCGAGGAGACCGTGCGCGATCTGCTCGTCGACAAGCAAAGCCAGGTTCTGCCGATCGACGTGTATCTGAAACGTCACTTGCCGACCCGCATCTTTCCGCCCGGCAAGATCATCGCCTATTCGAACTACGGCGCAACGCTGGCCGGCTACATCGTCCAGCGCGTTTCGGGTGAGAAGTTCGAAGACTACGTCGCGAAGCACATCTTCGAGCCGCTGCACATGAATTACTCGACCTTCCTGCAGCCGCTGCCGCCGAATCTCGCCCCGTTCATGGCAACGGGCTACCTCAATGCGTCCGAGGGCAAGACGAAACCGTTCGAGTTCGTCGACACCGCGCCGGCGGGAGCATCGAGTTCCACCGGTATCGACATGGCGCACTTCATGCTCGCCTACTTGAACGGCGGAACGTACGACGGCTATCAGCTGCTCGAGCCGGCGATGATCAAGGAGATGTGGACGCAGCAGGTCGTCCCGGAAAACGGTTTGCCGGGCTTCGATCTGGGCTTCTACCAAGACGACTTCAACGGTCTTCCCATCGTCGGGCACGGCGGCGACACCATCGTCTTCCATAGCGATCTGCACCTGATCCCGTCCAAGGGTCTGGGTTGGTTCGTCTCGTTCAACTCGGCGGGGAAGGAAGGCGCGGTCGAAGACGTCCGCAACAACCTCTTCAAACTCTTCCTGGATCGCTACTATCCGTATACGCCGCCACTCGAACCGACGATGGCCGATCCGCAGAAAGACGCGGCCCGCGTCGCGGGCTGGTACGAGAGCAGCCGCCGCGTCGCACGCGCGCTTGCCTTTGTCTACACGCTCGGGCAAAGTCAGGTCACCGCGAATCCGGACGGCACGATCGAGGTGAGCTCGCTCAAAAACGCTGCGGGCAGTCCGATGAAATGGCGCGAGGTCGCGCCGCTGCGCTACCGGGAGGTCGGCGGCGACTCCTACGTCGTCTTCGGAACCGACGCGAACGGCAATGTGATCTCGTGGGCATCGGACGTCTCCAACATGGTCTCGGTCGAACAGCGCGTCGGCGGCCTGCGCACCGAGGGCTCGATCAAGCTGCTGCTCACGATCTGCGCCGGCATCATCGTGCTCTCGCTGCTCGTCCGGCTCGGGGCGTGGATCGCGCGGCGAAAGCTCAAGCTTTCGCTGCATCTCTCGCGCAACGAGCAGATCCTCCACCTCATCGCACGTATCGGCGCGATCGCGTTTCTCGTTGCGCTAATCGGATGGCCGATGCTGCTCTCCGGAGAGGATGCGATTCTCTCGCCGGCGTTGCCGGGCAAGATGCTCGTGCTCTACGTCATCGGCGTAATCGCGATCATCGGCGCCCTCGGGATGATCACGGAGGCGGTGGTTCGCGTGCTGCGCGGACCCGGTGGTTGGCTGGTGCGAAGCGGCGAGATCTTCGTCGCCCTCGCGGCTCTCTACGCGATCTGGTTCCTCTTCGCCATGCAGTTCGTGAACTTCGTCACGAACTTCTAG